The Flavobacteriales bacterium genome contains the following window.
AATTGACGAAAATATGGAGTCGAAACAATCAGAAAAGATTAGTGTGCTTTACATTGATGATGAAGTAGATAATTTAAACTCGTTTAAAGCAACCTTTAGACGAAATTTTGAAATATATACTGCAGAATCGGCCATAGAAGGTAAGAAAATATTGGAAGAAAATAACATAGAAATAGTGCTTTCTGACCAGCGAATGCCCGAAATGACTGGTGTTGAGTTTTTTGCTTCTTTAATTGAAGAACACAATGACTGTATGCGTATTTTGGTAACAGGTTATTCTGATATTAAGGCGGTTGTTGATGCAATAAACTTAGGACAAGTTTATCGTTATATATCTAAACCATGGGATAATGAAGACTTAAAAATTGTTATTGAACAAGCCTCAGAAGTTTATCGATTACGTAAGGATAACAAGAAGTTAATGGATACGATTATAAAGGTAAATAGTCAGTTGGAATTTATGTTGCGTCAAAAGTTAAGTTCGCTGTAAAACTTTATTTCAAACCTCTTTGAAATCAAAGCCAAAAAAATTACTTTTGAACCTCAAAATAAATAAAATCTTCTATACATGAACATACACGAATATCAAGGAAAATCTTTATTAAAACGTTATGGAGTAGCCATACAAGAAGGTATTGTAGCTGATACTCCTCAACAAGCAGTTGAAGCAGCTAAGGAATTAAATAAATTAACTGGAACAACTTGGTATGTGGTAAAAGCTCAAATTCATGCTGGTGGTAGAGGTAAAGGTGTTGTAACCGAAACAGGTTCTCATGGTGTAGTTTTAGCTAAAGGCTTGGATAAAGTTGAAGATATTGCAAAGGGTATATTGGGAGGGCATTTAGTTACTGCTCAAACCAATGCAAAAGGAAAATTAGTGAGCAAGGTGTTAATTGCACAAGATGTTTATTATCCAGGAGAATCAGAAACAGAAGAGTTTTACATGTCGGTTTTAATGAACCGTGAAACAGGACGAAATGTAATTATGTACTCTCCTGAAGGAGGTATGGATATTGAGCATGTTGCTGAACATACGCCACACTTAATTTTTAAAGAAGAAATTGACCCTAAGGTTGGTTTACAAG
Protein-coding sequences here:
- a CDS encoding response regulator, with product MESKQSEKISVLYIDDEVDNLNSFKATFRRNFEIYTAESAIEGKKILEENNIEIVLSDQRMPEMTGVEFFASLIEEHNDCMRILVTGYSDIKAVVDAINLGQVYRYISKPWDNEDLKIVIEQASEVYRLRKDNKKLMDTIIKVNSQLEFMLRQKLSSL